AATGCCGCAACCATCTCTTTACCTTTCAGGTAATTACAGGCAGCGGTTTTCCCGATATCAGATCAAACAGAATTACAGGGCTTTTCAGCCGTTCAATTCTGAGCGAAACTTGCGGGAAAGCCTGAAGACAACAACCTTGCGTGCAGGCAGGGTGATTGTTTCATTTGTCTGGGGATTGCGTCCCTTTCTGGCATTCTTGTCGTAAGCTTCAAACTTACCAAAACCGCTGACGAGCATGGCATGGTCCTTTTTGATGGACTCTTTCATAATGTCAAGAATGGTTTCAACCAGTTCTTTGATTTCAGCGCGGTTTTTGTCAGTTTTTTCGTAGATGTAGTCAACAACGCTAGCTTTAGTGAGAGTTTGGTTAGCCATTGACGGTCCTCCGTTGTCCCAGCCTTAGACCGGGGCTGCGGTTCGGTTTTCCGTGCGGGTTGTTTCCGCGCGGTTGAAGGGGTTAGTATATTTATTGATACAGGTATAACCTGGATCATTCTTGATTTTTAAGCTATCAGGCTGCTGATTTTTTCAGCAAGTCCGGCAGGTTCATCCATGTTAGGATACTCCTGCTGTTTCCAGTGTTCATGCCCGTCATTATCGAATCTGGGTATCAGGTGGAAGTGAGCATGGAAAACAAGCTGTCCAGCGGCCTTATTGTTATTCATGATAACATTTAACCCGTCAGCTTTGGTTGCTTCCACAATAGCTTTTCCAACGGTCTTGCAGGCCTTGAAAATTTCTTTTCCCAAATCGTCAGGCAAAGCCCATAAATTCTCATAATGCTCTTTCGGGATAACCAGAGCGTGTCCTTTATTGACAGGACCGATATCCAGAAAGCAAAAAATTTTGTCAGTTTCATAAATTTTGAAACAGGGAATTTCGCCTTTAATAATCTTACAGAAAATGCAATCGTTATCAGACATTTCTAAAAATAGCCGCCGTTGATATTGCTTGTTAGTCGAATAGCCAGTAACAGTGACACGAATCGTTCATCGCACGGACTATTATAAAGATAATTAACTGACAGAAGTTTTTTAATCAAGCTAATTTATTAATCTTACGGCAATGTTGATCAATTTTTCAGCCCGGAACGGGATAAAAACTCCTGTTCAACTTTTTTATCATCCCGAACCGGTTCGTCCCAAAAGGCGCATCTGGCCTGTATTCATGCCGTTTTCAGGCTGTCCGTACCGTTGTGTCTACTGCGCGCAGGAGAAACAAACCGGTCATGACGTTACTTCACTAGATTATATATATCAACAACTTGTATCTGAATTAAAAGAGTATTTTGAAAATAGTAATCATTCTCCTCTCGAAATTGCTTTTTTTGGGGGAACATTTACAGCTCTTCCCAAGGAATGGCAGCTGCGTTTTCTGTCTCTGGCCGATGATTATAAAAAGCGCAGACTGCTTACCAGAGTGCGCTGTTCAACACGTCCCGACTGCGTGAGCCCGGAACTGCTTGCAGAATTAAAAGATGCCGGGCTCGATATGGTCGAGCTTGGAATACAAAGTTTTGCCAATTATGTGCTTGAAGCTTCGTTGAGACAATATGACTCCAAAACGGCTGTTGAAGCCTGTGAATTTGTAAAAAAATCAGGTCTTTCTCTTGGAATTCAACTTCTGCCCGGACTTCCGGGATCGGTTTTCGGAGATTTATACAGGGACATCAGTATTACCCGTGAACTTAATCCGGAAGCTGTAAGGATATATCCTTGTCTGGTTGTCCGTGGAACAGTGCTTCACAAATGGTATGAACGCGGAGAGTATATTCCGTGGTCCGTTGAGCGTGCTGTGGAAGAAGTATCATCCGCCCTGCTCAGGCTCTGGAATCGCAATATAGCGGTAATTCGTTCAGGCGTTGCTCTTGAGCAGAGCTTCAGAACCAATATTATTGCAGGTCCGGTCCATGATGCTTTCGGGCAGATGGCGCGTTCAAAAGCTCTTTATTTGTACATGAGGACCAGACTTGCCTCGGGTGGAGGGTACAAGCCTCTACGTCTTGAAGTTCCCGCCAGATACAGTGGAGAGTTCTGGGGACATCGCCGCAATCTTTCAGCTCTTTATTCTCGCCTTGGACTAACCAGCGGGAATGTCTCTTTCCATTCCGGAAATCTTTTTCATTTGTTTTTTTAATAAGTTGTAGCTTCCGGGTGTAAACCCGATTGAAATAGCTGTTCAACTGTGCCGTATTTCTCTGAACCATTAAGAGTTAAATGATTTTTATTTATTCTTTAATAGAAATGGAAAAAGTGATAAAAGGATAAATAACTAATAGAAATCAATACTTTTAATTTATTAAAGGGGTAAATATGTGCGCAGTAGATTCCAAAACCGATTACAGCAATTTTTTTTCTGACGACAGCAGGAAATATCTTGATGAACTTTTTAAAGGATTTAAAGAGACTGTTAAGCTAGAACTTTATACGGAAGAAGGCCCCCATGAAGAGTTTAACAGATTTGCGATGAATATTTGCAGAGCCTTGGCCGCATTGTGCGATAAAATTACTCTGGAGGAAATACCCTTTTCAGACGAAAGGGCGCAAAAGAATGAAATAATAGTGTCTCCAACTATACTGATTGCGCCGGATAAATATGACCTCAGATTTCTGGGAACACCGTCAGGTGAAGAGGGAAGGGCTTTTATAGAGGGGATTCATCTTGCCTCCATTGGCGCGGAATCTATTTCAAAAAGTTCGATGAAAATTCTCAACATGTTGCAGGACCGGCGCGATATTAAGGTTTTCGCAAGTCCGGCATGTCCGTATTGCCCCGGGCAGGTAATAAATGCTTTTAAAGCTGCTATCGGATGTCCTGAATATGTTTCGGCATGGTGTGTAAGCACTCAGGAAAATGAGGAAATGGCTGAAAATTATCTGGTCGGTTCGGTTCCGCACACATCCATCAATGATGATGTGGCTTTTGTCGGCCTTGAACCGGAAGATAAATTTATGGCTCAGCTCCTGCATTTGAAATCATTGGACGAAATTATGGAAGGTCAGGGGGTTTTTGAAGAGTCCGAGAGCGAAGATGCCGAAGTTGTTGATGTTGATCTGGTTATCATCGGTGCCGGTCCGGCTGGAATGAGTGCCGGTATCTATGCCGCCAGAAGCGGTATGGAAGCCGTTATTCTCGAAAAGCACGGCGTGGGAGGGCAGGTTGCCCTGACCCCTAAAGTTGAGAACTATCCGGGATTTTCTGATGTCGGTGGTTTGCAGCTGGCGGAAATTTTGAGTGCTCATGCCAGAATCTATACGGAAATAAAACAGTTTGTTGATGTTAAAGATGTTCGGTACGGCGAAACCATTGAGGTTGAGACAGATCGTATTGTTTACAGAACAAAAGGGATTCTGATCGCGACCGGTGTTGATGTCAAAACTCTTGATGTTCCGGGTGAAAAGAAATTTTATGGGCGAGGTGTCAGCTATTGTGCGACCTGTGACGGTAATTTTTATCGGGATAAAAAGGTTTATATCATTGGCGGAGGCAATACGGCTTTAACAGACGCACTTTATCTTAAAAAGCTGAATGCCGATGTAAAGATTATTCATCGCAGGGATAAGCTCAGGGCAGAGCAGGCTCTTAAAAAATCAGTAGCTGCTGAAGGTATTGAAATCATCTGGGACACTGTGGTTACCGAAATACTGGGTGAGGATTCCATAGAAGGAATCAGAGTCAGGAATCAGAAAGACGGTTCTGAATCTGTTCTTGAAACTGATGGTGTTTTTGTTGCCATCGGACATATTCCCAATACGGTGATTGCCGGAAAGCTCGGAGTTGAGTTTGATAGTGATGGTTTTATAAAGGTTGACGGAGCGCAGAAAACAAGTGTTCCCAGAGTATATGCGGCAGGGGATATAACCGGAGGAGTCCGCCAGATTGTTACTGCCATAGGGCAGGGTTCTGTGGCAGCTCTGACTGCTTTTCAGGATTTCAGCGTAATGGGTGATTAAAAATGGAAAAATGTGATCAACCGCAAATTTTAGAAGTCTGTTTCGGCAAAATGGTTGTAGGTGCCGAAAAGCATACAAAGGATCTTAAAATTGTCGGCTGTGAGGTTAAAGGCTCATGGTGGCGCGGGGAGGGCCATTTGCTTGTTTCTGCTGATATAAGCGACATCCTTGCTAATGTGCCGGACGTTCTGGTTATAGGTTCCGGAATGTCAGGTATGATGCAGGTTGATGAAAGCCTGAAACTGGACCTTGCTGAAATGGGTATATCCGTTATTGTCCTGCCTACGGATAAAGCCGCTGCCAAATATAATGAACTGGTTCTGTTGGGGAAAAAGGTTGATGCAGCCTTCCATCTGACCTGTTGAAGTTAATGTGAATTTAGAAATTAAAAAGTCCCTTTCGGAATTCCGGGAGGGACTTTTTTAGCAGCATCTCTGCTTTTATAATAAAATTACTACCGTTTCAGGCTAGGGCTTGGCATCATATCTTTCAATGAGCTTGAAAACCCTTTCAGCCAGCTGGCTTATTTCTGCTTTGGAAAGCTGATCATCAGCCCCTACTGATTCACCTTTGTGGAAAAGTGTATCGGTGATGATAGAAGAACAGAGCATTACCGGAAGTTTTCTGAGGTCTGGATCGTCTTTAATCCTTTTAGTCAGGTTGTGTCCGTCCATAACCGGCATTTCAATATCGGTTACGACAACATCAAGCATTTCCTTGATATTTTTATTTTCTCTTTCAGCCTGAAGTTTAAGTTCATTAATTTTATCCCAGGCTGCTTTACCGTTGTGAGTGCGGTAAACCTTGAATCCGGCATCTTCAAGCATTTGACTCAGCATACGTCTGATCATGGTAGAGTCATCGGAAATTATTGCTTTAAGATGACGTTCTTCAATCTTATCTTTTACTTCCTGCTCGATCTCTTCCGTCATATCCATGCCGGGGTTGAGGTCGGCGACTATTTTTTCAAGGTCGAGTAGAAATACAATTCTGCCCTCAAGTTTAACAACACCTGTAATGGAGTTTGCAGTCAGGGATGAGACCTGTTTACTCGGGGCTTCAACCTGTTCCCAGCTGATACGGTGAATTCTTGTAACACCTGAAACGAGGAATGCTGTGGAAATTTTGTTGAACTGGGTAACGATTACTTTCGGGGCATCGGTTTCTACTCTCTGCTTGCCTACTCTTTTACTGAGATCGATGAGGGGAATTATTTCCGAGCGGAGATCAAAAGCACCAAGAACAGCATCATTAGCTGCGTCAGGCATATCTGTGAGTTCGGGAAGTCTTATAATCTCAACAACTTTAGCTACGTTGATTCCGTAGTATGAACGTCTTGTAGAGCCGTCATGTACATTGTCATTTTCATCAATGAAAAACTCGACAATTTCGAGTTCATTAGTTCCCGATTCAAGCAGAATGTTGGTCTGTGACATATTTTTCCTCCCCGTTCCATGCAGGTGAACTTGATTGCCGCTCAATGTCGTCCGATAAAAGTCTGGTCGACATGCTGCTTCCTACGAAAATTCAGCAGGAAAAGTAAGCCGACATATACCGGCGTTTATGTTTTTTGTGTTACAATTCCAATATCAGCTTATGAGTGAAACGGAATTTTTCCAACTATAGCTGATATGGTCTTATAATAAAACTATATATCCAAAAAAATAACTAACTGGAAACCTTTTTCTTAAAAAAATTACATTGCGCTAATTAATTTCATTAAAACTACGTGGTTTTGTCAATGGATTATTTTGTTTTCATTGTACATGTTTTAAAAAAATAACATGAAAACAATTTTTACATAATTTTGACATATTTTTTTAAATAATTTGAAACCATCCTGTCCGAGCTGAATTTCAACATTCCATCGCTGTAGGCTTTCATACCTAATGATCTGCACTTACCGGGCAACTCAAGCATTTTGACAGCTTCTTCAATAAATTTATTTTCATTTTTATAATCAACAAGTATGCCGTTTTCTTCATGTTGAATCTGTTCAGGAACTCCTCCGGTACTGTAACTGACACATGGAAGTCCATGCGACATGGCTTCCAGAACAACAAGCGGATGATTATCGGCAAGAGTCGGATATGCAAGTATATCTGAAGCCTCCATTAAAAGTCCAAGTTTTTCCCTTCCTACATACGGCCAGAAGTGTAAATCTCCTTCAATATCAAACTTATCCCCTCCACAGATAAAGCCGATAGCTTCAGGTATTTGTTTTTTTACATTATTCCAGATGTTCATCCAGCGGTGTCCTGCTTTATACTGGGCCTTGGTTCCGCCATGGGCTGCAAAAAGAATCATTCTGGAAGAAGGGTTTATACCAAGCTGTTGTCTGGCCTTCTTTTTATCAGGATGCTTTTCCGGCCACGGTATCCCATTGGGGATAACCTTTATATTAAGTTCAGGAGCACTTTTTTTGGCAAGTCTGGCAAGCCATCCCGAGGGCGAAATCAGCTCTGTATGGTGCTCAAGCAGGCTGGTGATTGATTTTTTTCTTGATTCCATTGAATCCGGAAAATTTCTTGGGCAGGGATCGGGACAGCCTTTTAAAAACATAGGGCAATCCAGAGGATAAGGGCAGCCTCCTGTAACCATTTTAAGATCATGCAGGGTGACAATAATTTTATTGTTTTTTGGAATATTATCCAAAAAAGCAGGAGTATTACATGAAGCGTGCAGATGCACTATGCGCCCGGACGGGATAGAGCAGGCCGCATGTTCGGGAGTCATGATTCTGGAACCGTCAGTGTCATCAACTTCAAAACTCAGTTGGGAGTCGTAGCCTGCAGAAAGGAGTCCCTTATGTATAAGGGTTGCAACTCTTGCGGCTCCACCGCCTTTTTTTAAAATTGTATGATGTGTAACCGCTGGTCTGGTCATTATAAAGGTTCCAGAATATCGTGTTTCAGACACCACAATATTGAATTTATTATACGTTCCGTGCTGCTGGCAGGGTTTGCCGACTGAAGTCTGGTTACAAGTTCTTCAACAGTAATATTTTTTCTGGCGAAGAATGCCGCTTTGTTAATCAGATTTTCATCAATGATGTATTCAAGACCCTTGTAAATAAGCGGAAAGTCGACACCATGGTATATGGCCTGTCCTGTCTCGGATGTGCTGACTTTTGTATCCGGGGCTATAATCCTGCTGGTGTAATGTCTGAAAACTTCGCCGAAGGCCACATGGGATGGATGCACACTGTTTTTCAGTAGCTCAGTGTCCACCTGGATATTGTTTAGTTCCTCCCATAATTCAACATGGTCGCTGATTATTCGTGACCAGTTGTATCGTGATTTGACCCTTTTAATTCCCTCACTACCCATCGCTGACCTCAGCGCGCTATCTTTAATCAGCTTTAGCAAGGCCTCAGCCAAGGCATTAGTTTCAACAATGGTCGTTTGTGAAATCTGCAGGTGGTAATTATTATCATATAGAAGAGGGGCCATGACATCGGTTAACTGCGTGTCTGCGGGGCCGATGGTTGGAATCAGGAAGCCTGTAATACCGTCCTGTACCAGATCGCGATAGCCGTCATAATCTGAAACAACAGCCGGAATCCCCATGGAAAGAGCTTCAATTACAGTTATCCCGAAAGTCTCCTGAGGGTTGTCAGCAATGGAAATAAAAATATCCGAAGCTTTATATAGATCAAGTTTCTCTTTTTCCGACGGGCATTTGAATATTGAAAGTTTGAGTCCTATACTGCCAGCAATATTTTGCAGTGTATCCGGAAAGTCATCTCCGGGTTCAGCCCAGCCGGCGAGGACCAGTCTCAGTGAATTTTTATCAATTCCTGTTTTGAAAATTTTTCTTATTGCGCGCAATAAAGGCAGGATATCCATTTTAGAAAAGTGCGAGATTCGTCCAAAGACCAGCATGTTCAAGCATTTTTTATCATCATCCGCATATATCCCCAGCCGTTTAGCTGCTCCAACTGCTTCTATGTCGTCCGGTGCTGTGAACTTGGCTGTGTCCAGACCGAGCGGGATGCGTCTTACTGAAGGTGCGGGGAATTTTTTTTCATCAAGGCTGTACCCTTTGCGCAAAATTTTAAAATAGTTTTCCACAACACCAACACCGGCTCTGGATGTTGATATAATACAGTCACGTTTCGAAATGCCGGACCACATGTGGGAGAGAAAGGACTGCCCGTAATCACTGTAACTCAGTGAATGTGTGAGGCTTGTTATCGGGAAAATCCTTTTGCTGTACCTGTTGCGTACCCCGGCAATATGCTGTGGGTAAAGAATGCAGTCCGACTGGTGAAAGCAATGGTAATCAGTGCTGCCTAGCTTTGCGGGAAGCTCCCTGCGATCAAAAATTTTAATTCTGCCGGAGCTGATGAATTCAGGGAATTTTTTTGAAATATTATTGGATAGGTCTTGGCAGACTTTCATTACTCCGGGGAAAAAATGGTATTCGTCAAATGGGTCTTCACGGAGCAAAGCGTCAAGAAATGAAGTGTTGGCTACTTTGCGGCCGAGGATTGCGCCATTTTCATAGAAGGGGTCCAGTGTACCCCATATTTTTTTACTATCCATCCCTGATTCAAGACATATTTTCAGCTGTTTTGTCAAAGTATTTGATAGGGAAAAAAGCTCGAACTGCAAGCGTCAGAAATCCGGCAAACTTTTCCCGCGGCTTTAAATTTAAAGATGTTAAGCGTTTTTTATCGTCGTATTATAAATTTAGTCCGTATTACTTAATGTTTATATATCTTCCTGATCTGACTGTAAAAAAGTAGTACTTATTTTTTTATAAATTTCTTGATTTTTAAGATCAGGCTTACCTTTTTTAAGTTTGGTTCAATCATTGCAAGATGGTCTGCAAAATATGTCTTGAAAAGGTTTACTTGGCATAAAGGAGACCGATTATGAAAAGAGGTAACAGGCCGGAACTCTTATGGGGCTTAGGCCTTAATAAAGTCGAGGCCGTAAAGATCAAGAACTCGCTCGGACCGGGATTCTTTCTGCGGAATTTCTCTGAAAGCTCTCTGCCGGGAGACAAGGAGATGGTTCAGTCGGAAAAACCTTCAGCCGCATGGATTCCTCTCAGGGTCTGGAGCGGTCTTCCTGAAAATCGCAAAAATGCTTACCGGGAACTTGAATCGACTCAGAAGATTCTGATTCAGGATGATGACAATCCTATGGATCTTGAAAATGTGCTCGAAGAAGGTTTTTTGACAGTTGTCAGCTCCCCTTTAACCAGCTCAAAGGTTAAGGACGCCCTTTTCAGGGCCAAGGAAGTTTCCGGTCTTTATGGTGATATCTATCGCATGACCGAACAGATCATGCTTGAGCGTGAAATCTTAAGTCGTAAGACTGAGCAGCTTACGTTTTTAAATACTTTGCTTGCCAATGCCACTGAGAGCCTTGAGCCAGCCGAAATTCTCGGCAGAGCGGAAAAGGATATGGGAATGATTCTTCCTATTTTATCTCTTCAGGCTGTTTTCTGGAATAAGATTCCATCTTCGGAAAAGCTGGAGGCAGAGATCTTTTTAAAGCCTGGTATGAGTGAAGACGTCCGCTCGCAGTGGTTGAATCTTATGCTGGAGAATTCTTCTGTTCCGGGAGAATCGGTTACAGACAGCTATGAACTGAACTGTACCAGACCTGTTGAGGAAAACCGGCGTTTCGTGGAAGGCCCGGCTGAAGGCCGAGTGCTTGTTCTGCCGCTGGCTTCACGAGGTGAGAAGTTCGGATCACTGGTCATGCTCTGTGATAAGAGTGTCCGGCTTGCCAAAGATCAGGTCAGCACAATAAATTCGGCGGTTAGCCATCTCTCATTGGCTCTGCATAATGCTTTGATGTTCCGCAGGATCAGTACAAGGGCTGATCATGACGGTTTAACAAGGGTTTATAATCGCCGCAGCTTTGATGAAAGACTTGTTGAGGAGCTCAAGAGGCACCAGCGCCACAATCTTGACTTGTCATTGCTTATGGTCGATCTGGATCATTTCAAGAACATTAATGACAGCTACGGGCATCTTGCCGGTGATATGGTTCTTGAACGTACTGCCAGAATTTTTGAAAAGACCTTGCGTACAACTGATTTTATCGCCCGTTACGGCGGAGAGGAATTTGTATTGCTGCTGCCGCATACAAAAATTGAGCAGGCCCGTATGCTTGCCGAGAGAGTGCGGACAAAGATTGAAGAAACTGAAATGGATTACTGTGGTACCCGTTTTAATATAACCGCAAGCATCGGAGTCACTTCCATGCGTCCGGGGGCTCTTGAAAGTGAAGAGTCTATTCTGGAAAAGGCGGACAAGGCCTTATATAACGC
This sequence is a window from Maridesulfovibrio bastinii DSM 16055. Protein-coding genes within it:
- a CDS encoding glycosyltransferase, with product MTRPAVTHHTILKKGGGAARVATLIHKGLLSAGYDSQLSFEVDDTDGSRIMTPEHAACSIPSGRIVHLHASCNTPAFLDNIPKNNKIIVTLHDLKMVTGGCPYPLDCPMFLKGCPDPCPRNFPDSMESRKKSITSLLEHHTELISPSGWLARLAKKSAPELNIKVIPNGIPWPEKHPDKKKARQQLGINPSSRMILFAAHGGTKAQYKAGHRWMNIWNNVKKQIPEAIGFICGGDKFDIEGDLHFWPYVGREKLGLLMEASDILAYPTLADNHPLVVLEAMSHGLPCVSYSTGGVPEQIQHEENGILVDYKNENKFIEEAVKMLELPGKCRSLGMKAYSDGMLKFSSDRMVSNYLKKYVKIM
- a CDS encoding HIT family protein, encoding MSDNDCIFCKIIKGEIPCFKIYETDKIFCFLDIGPVNKGHALVIPKEHYENLWALPDDLGKEIFKACKTVGKAIVEATKADGLNVIMNNNKAAGQLVFHAHFHLIPRFDNDGHEHWKQQEYPNMDEPAGLAEKISSLIA
- a CDS encoding FAD-dependent oxidoreductase; amino-acid sequence: MCAVDSKTDYSNFFSDDSRKYLDELFKGFKETVKLELYTEEGPHEEFNRFAMNICRALAALCDKITLEEIPFSDERAQKNEIIVSPTILIAPDKYDLRFLGTPSGEEGRAFIEGIHLASIGAESISKSSMKILNMLQDRRDIKVFASPACPYCPGQVINAFKAAIGCPEYVSAWCVSTQENEEMAENYLVGSVPHTSINDDVAFVGLEPEDKFMAQLLHLKSLDEIMEGQGVFEESESEDAEVVDVDLVIIGAGPAGMSAGIYAARSGMEAVILEKHGVGGQVALTPKVENYPGFSDVGGLQLAEILSAHARIYTEIKQFVDVKDVRYGETIEVETDRIVYRTKGILIATGVDVKTLDVPGEKKFYGRGVSYCATCDGNFYRDKKVYIIGGGNTALTDALYLKKLNADVKIIHRRDKLRAEQALKKSVAAEGIEIIWDTVVTEILGEDSIEGIRVRNQKDGSESVLETDGVFVAIGHIPNTVIAGKLGVEFDSDGFIKVDGAQKTSVPRVYAAGDITGGVRQIVTAIGQGSVAALTAFQDFSVMGD
- a CDS encoding MTH938/NDUFAF3 family protein, with translation MEKCDQPQILEVCFGKMVVGAEKHTKDLKIVGCEVKGSWWRGEGHLLVSADISDILANVPDVLVIGSGMSGMMQVDESLKLDLAEMGISVIVLPTDKAAAKYNELVLLGKKVDAAFHLTC
- a CDS encoding glycosyltransferase family 4 protein, whose translation is MDSKKIWGTLDPFYENGAILGRKVANTSFLDALLREDPFDEYHFFPGVMKVCQDLSNNISKKFPEFISSGRIKIFDRRELPAKLGSTDYHCFHQSDCILYPQHIAGVRNRYSKRIFPITSLTHSLSYSDYGQSFLSHMWSGISKRDCIISTSRAGVGVVENYFKILRKGYSLDEKKFPAPSVRRIPLGLDTAKFTAPDDIEAVGAAKRLGIYADDDKKCLNMLVFGRISHFSKMDILPLLRAIRKIFKTGIDKNSLRLVLAGWAEPGDDFPDTLQNIAGSIGLKLSIFKCPSEKEKLDLYKASDIFISIADNPQETFGITVIEALSMGIPAVVSDYDGYRDLVQDGITGFLIPTIGPADTQLTDVMAPLLYDNNYHLQISQTTIVETNALAEALLKLIKDSALRSAMGSEGIKRVKSRYNWSRIISDHVELWEELNNIQVDTELLKNSVHPSHVAFGEVFRHYTSRIIAPDTKVSTSETGQAIYHGVDFPLIYKGLEYIIDENLINKAAFFARKNITVEELVTRLQSANPASSTERIINSILWCLKHDILEPL
- a CDS encoding chemotaxis protein — protein: MSQTNILLESGTNELEIVEFFIDENDNVHDGSTRRSYYGINVAKVVEIIRLPELTDMPDAANDAVLGAFDLRSEIIPLIDLSKRVGKQRVETDAPKVIVTQFNKISTAFLVSGVTRIHRISWEQVEAPSKQVSSLTANSITGVVKLEGRIVFLLDLEKIVADLNPGMDMTEEIEQEVKDKIEERHLKAIISDDSTMIRRMLSQMLEDAGFKVYRTHNGKAAWDKINELKLQAERENKNIKEMLDVVVTDIEMPVMDGHNLTKRIKDDPDLRKLPVMLCSSIITDTLFHKGESVGADDQLSKAEISQLAERVFKLIERYDAKP
- a CDS encoding GGDEF domain-containing protein; this translates as MKRGNRPELLWGLGLNKVEAVKIKNSLGPGFFLRNFSESSLPGDKEMVQSEKPSAAWIPLRVWSGLPENRKNAYRELESTQKILIQDDDNPMDLENVLEEGFLTVVSSPLTSSKVKDALFRAKEVSGLYGDIYRMTEQIMLEREILSRKTEQLTFLNTLLANATESLEPAEILGRAEKDMGMILPILSLQAVFWNKIPSSEKLEAEIFLKPGMSEDVRSQWLNLMLENSSVPGESVTDSYELNCTRPVEENRRFVEGPAEGRVLVLPLASRGEKFGSLVMLCDKSVRLAKDQVSTINSAVSHLSLALHNALMFRRISTRADHDGLTRVYNRRSFDERLVEELKRHQRHNLDLSLLMVDLDHFKNINDSYGHLAGDMVLERTARIFEKTLRTTDFIARYGGEEFVLLLPHTKIEQARMLAERVRTKIEETEMDYCGTRFNITASIGVTSMRPGALESEESILEKADKALYNAKNSGRNRVVTENENKGQLHIV
- a CDS encoding integration host factor subunit alpha — its product is MANQTLTKASVVDYIYEKTDKNRAEIKELVETILDIMKESIKKDHAMLVSGFGKFEAYDKNARKGRNPQTNETITLPARKVVVFRLSRKFRSELNG
- a CDS encoding elongator complex protein 3, producing the protein MLINFSARNGIKTPVQLFYHPEPVRPKRRIWPVFMPFSGCPYRCVYCAQEKQTGHDVTSLDYIYQQLVSELKEYFENSNHSPLEIAFFGGTFTALPKEWQLRFLSLADDYKKRRLLTRVRCSTRPDCVSPELLAELKDAGLDMVELGIQSFANYVLEASLRQYDSKTAVEACEFVKKSGLSLGIQLLPGLPGSVFGDLYRDISITRELNPEAVRIYPCLVVRGTVLHKWYERGEYIPWSVERAVEEVSSALLRLWNRNIAVIRSGVALEQSFRTNIIAGPVHDAFGQMARSKALYLYMRTRLASGGGYKPLRLEVPARYSGEFWGHRRNLSALYSRLGLTSGNVSFHSGNLFHLFF